The Candidatus Phaeomarinobacter ectocarpi genome includes a region encoding these proteins:
- a CDS encoding F0F1 ATP synthase subunit B: MTERSKSMADTSMTESYHTPIIVAQVATDDTSVLVIGEQAEAELGIAQDDAQSGGMPQLDFSTYAPQLIWLAITFGVLYLLMSRVALPRVAQALEARRDRIADDLDQAAQLKSETDAAIEGYETALADARAKAHQIASETRDDLGKETDALRDKLEAELDQKLEAAEERITATKTEAMGNVRGIAADVAQAVVAQLGVTGVDAAKVAQAVDAELNR, translated from the coding sequence GTGACGGAAAGGTCAAAGAGCATGGCGGATACGTCCATGACCGAAAGCTATCACACGCCAATCATTGTCGCGCAGGTCGCGACTGATGACACGAGTGTGCTTGTGATCGGCGAACAGGCAGAAGCTGAACTGGGCATTGCGCAGGATGACGCGCAATCCGGCGGCATGCCGCAGCTCGACTTTTCGACCTACGCGCCGCAGCTCATCTGGCTGGCGATCACGTTTGGTGTTCTCTACCTCCTGATGTCCCGCGTGGCTCTGCCACGTGTGGCGCAGGCGCTGGAGGCGCGTCGTGACCGCATCGCCGATGATCTGGACCAGGCGGCCCAGCTCAAATCGGAAACAGACGCAGCCATTGAAGGCTATGAGACAGCGCTGGCGGATGCCCGCGCCAAGGCTCATCAGATTGCGTCTGAGACCCGTGATGATCTGGGCAAGGAAACCGACGCCCTGCGTGACAAGCTGGAAGCGGAACTGGACCAGAAGCTGGAAGCAGCCGAGGAACGGATTACCGCGACCAAGACAGAAGCCATGGGGAATGTTCGCGGCATTGCTGCTGATGTTGCCCAGGCCGTTGTTGCACAGCTGGGTGTCACCGGTGTTGATGCTGCAAAGGTCGCGCAAGCGGTTGATGCAGAACTGAACCGATAG
- a CDS encoding F0F1 ATP synthase subunit C: MEAEAAKYIGAGIACIALAGAGLGIGNIFGNYLAGALRNPAAAQGQFPNLLLGFALAEATGLFGLVVAMMLLFVV; encoded by the coding sequence ATGGAAGCTGAAGCAGCGAAATACATTGGTGCCGGCATTGCCTGCATCGCCCTTGCTGGTGCCGGCCTTGGTATCGGTAACATCTTCGGTAACTACCTTGCCGGCGCTCTGCGCAACCCGGCTGCGGCTCAGGGCCAGTTCCCTAACCTGCTGCTCGGCTTTGCTCTTGCAGAAGCAACGGGCCTCTTCGGCCTCGTCGTCGCCATGATGCTGCTCTTCGTTGTTTAA
- a CDS encoding F0F1 ATP synthase subunit A produces MAAPAEPGAFPVDPMHQYEIVRLLPIELFGFDASFTNSAMWMVLAVSAISIFMIMSVSSRALVPGRWQSMAELSYEFVANMLRQNTGNEGQPFFPFIFSLFMFILFANMFGLLPYSFTVTSHIAVTFAMALVVIGGITLLGLFKHGLGWFKLFVPSGVPIVLLPLITVIEMISYLTRPLSLSVRLFANMLAGHTMLKVFAGFAIMLGAWGGWAPFAFMVAFTGLEVLVAFLQAYVFAILTCIYLNDALHVHH; encoded by the coding sequence ATGGCTGCTCCAGCTGAACCGGGTGCGTTTCCTGTAGATCCCATGCATCAGTATGAGATCGTCCGGCTGCTGCCGATCGAGCTTTTCGGATTTGATGCGTCTTTCACCAACTCCGCCATGTGGATGGTGCTGGCTGTCTCCGCCATCTCGATTTTCATGATCATGTCCGTCTCCTCCCGCGCGCTGGTTCCCGGCCGCTGGCAGTCGATGGCCGAACTCTCCTACGAATTCGTAGCGAACATGCTGCGGCAGAACACCGGCAATGAAGGCCAGCCTTTCTTCCCGTTCATTTTCTCGCTTTTCATGTTCATCCTCTTTGCCAACATGTTTGGCCTGCTGCCCTACTCCTTCACGGTGACAAGCCACATCGCTGTGACCTTCGCGATGGCGCTGGTGGTTATCGGCGGCATCACGCTGCTGGGCCTATTCAAGCACGGTCTTGGCTGGTTCAAGCTGTTTGTGCCCTCCGGCGTGCCGATTGTGCTGCTGCCGCTGATCACCGTCATTGAAATGATTTCCTATCTCACCCGGCCCCTGAGCCTTTCGGTGCGTCTGTTCGCCAACATGCTGGCCGGACACACCATGCTCAAAGTGTTTGCCGGGTTTGCCATCATGCTCGGCGCCTGGGGCGGCTGGGCACCCTTCGCCTTTATGGTGGCTTTCACAGGTCTGGAAGTGCTGGTTGCCTTCCTGCAGGCCTATGTGTTCGCCATCCTTACCTGCATCTATCTCAACGATGCCCTCCACGTTCATCACTGA
- a CDS encoding AtpZ/AtpI family protein: MTDPDESREDFDRRLSQARKRREQTEPQNRQSAFGQAFRLSSEMVVGVVVGGFIGWWLDYWLGTAPWLLLLFFFLGVAAGILNAVRAATEMNKQASED, translated from the coding sequence ATGACTGACCCAGATGAGAGCCGAGAGGATTTCGATCGCCGCCTGTCGCAAGCGCGCAAGCGTCGGGAACAGACTGAGCCGCAGAACCGGCAGTCGGCCTTTGGTCAGGCCTTTCGCCTCTCTTCGGAGATGGTTGTAGGGGTTGTGGTCGGCGGCTTTATCGGTTGGTGGTTGGACTATTGGCTGGGGACGGCGCCCTGGTTGTTGTTGTTGTTTTTCTTTCTGGGCGTTGCCGCGGGCATTTTGAACGCGGTTCGAGCGGCCACCGAGATGAACAAACAGGCGAGTGAAGATTGA
- a CDS encoding SRPBCC family protein, with amino-acid sequence MPSIEMTKAIKSPAQRVFETVAHLGEFAEAIPTITAAECLTDNETGSGSQWRIFRDIGGKERSTVFEVLEYEPAEWVRIVSEAGGATWDAGFEVTAKGKGKSGGSELIWTLDATPNSIKARLGLPLLMGAIEKALAPDLDAVKQYCESGS; translated from the coding sequence ATGCCGTCCATTGAAATGACAAAGGCCATAAAGAGCCCGGCACAACGCGTGTTTGAGACGGTGGCGCATTTGGGCGAATTCGCTGAAGCCATTCCAACCATCACGGCAGCTGAGTGCCTGACCGATAACGAGACAGGATCCGGAAGTCAGTGGCGCATCTTCCGCGACATCGGCGGCAAGGAACGGTCGACGGTTTTCGAGGTGCTCGAATATGAACCGGCAGAATGGGTGCGCATCGTCTCTGAGGCTGGCGGCGCCACCTGGGATGCCGGGTTTGAGGTAACCGCAAAGGGCAAAGGCAAGTCTGGCGGGTCTGAGTTAATCTGGACACTGGATGCAACGCCAAATTCGATAAAGGCGCGCCTTGGGCTACCGCTGCTGATGGGGGCCATCGAAAAAGCTCTGGCACCTGATCTGGACGCAGTGAAACAGTACTGCGAATCCGGCTCCTGA
- the smc gene encoding chromosome segregation protein SMC has translation MKLSRLRLTGFKSFVEPTELVIEQGLTGVVGPNGCGKSNLLEALRWVMGESSYKSMRATGMDDVIFSGTSGRPARNMAEVVLSIDNAERTAPAAYNDADEIEISRRIEREMGSAYRINGSDSRARDVQTFFADASTGAHSPALVQQGQIGKLIGAKPTARRQILEEAAGISGLHSRRHEAELRLRQAETNLERLDDVTAQIETQLQSLKRQARQATRFRNVSKDIRRAEAMSLHLRHHAASEIEKTHVLGLQEADRAVAAATEETARTSRLQFEAGEKLPDLRDTEARAAAAYHRLTVERDQLANEARQAEQAIERLDAQLRQIEADLVRERDGITDTNESLTTLNAEEAELKKADEGSDEARETAQAKVTQLSEALSQKETGVETLSRELADLAARRQGLTRRINETRARLEKLNATRSTLASEREEIARSSDVQAAMAGRRAGVDQSREAVATAEAAAQDAERARADATAAEEQARAPLSGAQQRLGKLEAEASALADLLRVADGDLWPPLIDSVSVRPGFEAALGSALGEDIEQPADEAAPVHWHTLPAIDQPHSLPDGAEPLSTYVDGPAALQRRLSHVGLVDQALGRRLQGQLAPGQRLVSKEGDLWRWDGYTAAADAPTAAAQRLAQRNRLADLDAELEAARAETKRLSEAHEATKQAVRDAATRESAVRTEWKAAQGALTAAQDALAAAEKAASAQITRLAAVDDGLARTAADIEETGAALEAVNAEAAELPAEDEKRAAFEALRAEVQTLRQETSLARAAFDGLAREAQARTLRLGAIEHERNRWQSRLETANAQIKTLEERQTSTKAERADLEQVPAQVEEKAKALMDRLSESEKTRQEAADALAVAEKELSDADKANKEATDTLSEARETRARIDAMLEGARNQVAEAARLIHDAFECAPAQVLAAGEIKDDEALPPLEDVERKLERYKRERENMGAVNLRAEEESREAQEQLDSMLIERGDLEQAIAKLRQGIGSLNKEGRQRLLDAFGTVNENFTRLFTRLFGGGTAHLELVESDDPLEAGLEIFARPPGKRLTTLSLLSGGEQALTAMSLIFAVFLTNPSPICVLDEVDAPLDDANVERFCKLLNDMRGETDTRFLVITHHPYTMAHMDRLFGVTMAEPGVSQLVSVDLAGAEAIRDAV, from the coding sequence TTGAAGCTTAGCCGCCTCCGCCTAACCGGCTTTAAATCCTTTGTTGAACCCACCGAGCTCGTGATCGAGCAAGGGCTGACCGGCGTTGTTGGTCCCAATGGGTGCGGCAAGTCCAATCTGCTGGAGGCGCTGCGCTGGGTGATGGGCGAAAGCTCATACAAATCCATGCGCGCAACCGGCATGGACGACGTGATCTTCTCCGGCACGTCGGGCCGACCTGCCCGCAACATGGCCGAGGTGGTGCTGTCCATCGACAATGCGGAGCGCACGGCACCCGCTGCCTATAACGACGCTGACGAGATCGAAATCTCGCGCCGCATTGAGCGTGAGATGGGGTCGGCCTACCGCATCAACGGGTCTGACTCGCGCGCCCGCGACGTGCAGACCTTCTTTGCTGATGCGTCCACCGGCGCACACTCCCCCGCCCTCGTTCAACAAGGCCAGATCGGCAAACTCATCGGCGCCAAGCCAACAGCCCGGCGGCAGATCCTTGAAGAAGCCGCCGGCATTTCAGGCCTTCATTCGCGCCGCCACGAAGCTGAACTGCGTCTGCGCCAGGCTGAAACCAATCTTGAACGGCTGGATGATGTCACCGCGCAGATTGAAACCCAGCTGCAGAGCCTGAAGCGTCAGGCGCGGCAGGCCACTCGTTTCCGCAATGTCTCAAAGGACATTCGCCGGGCCGAAGCCATGTCGCTGCATCTGCGTCATCATGCGGCGTCCGAAATTGAAAAGACCCATGTGCTGGGCCTGCAGGAAGCTGATCGCGCGGTGGCGGCTGCGACGGAAGAAACAGCCCGCACGTCTCGTCTTCAGTTTGAAGCAGGCGAGAAGCTGCCAGACCTTCGCGACACCGAAGCCCGTGCGGCCGCGGCCTATCACCGCCTGACCGTTGAGCGTGACCAGCTCGCGAACGAAGCGCGCCAGGCAGAACAGGCCATTGAACGGCTGGACGCGCAGCTGCGCCAGATCGAGGCGGACCTTGTGCGCGAGCGCGATGGCATCACCGACACCAATGAAAGCCTGACGACGCTCAATGCTGAAGAAGCCGAGCTGAAAAAGGCGGATGAAGGGTCCGACGAGGCCCGCGAGACTGCGCAGGCAAAAGTCACACAGCTCTCCGAAGCCTTGTCGCAGAAAGAAACCGGCGTTGAAACCCTGTCGCGCGAATTGGCTGATCTTGCGGCCCGCCGTCAGGGTCTGACGCGGCGCATCAACGAAACCCGTGCGCGGCTTGAAAAACTCAATGCAACACGCAGCACGCTGGCGTCCGAACGCGAAGAAATTGCGCGGTCTTCGGATGTGCAAGCCGCCATGGCCGGACGCCGTGCAGGCGTTGACCAATCTCGGGAAGCCGTCGCAACCGCTGAGGCTGCAGCCCAGGATGCTGAGCGCGCCCGCGCAGACGCAACGGCTGCTGAAGAACAGGCCCGTGCCCCGCTTTCAGGTGCGCAGCAGCGCCTTGGCAAACTGGAAGCAGAAGCATCAGCACTGGCAGACCTGCTTCGGGTCGCTGACGGGGATTTGTGGCCGCCGCTGATCGACAGCGTTTCAGTGCGTCCGGGCTTCGAAGCGGCTCTCGGGTCAGCCCTTGGCGAAGACATTGAACAGCCGGCAGATGAAGCAGCCCCTGTGCACTGGCACACCCTGCCCGCCATCGACCAGCCGCATTCGCTGCCGGACGGTGCGGAACCACTTTCGACCTATGTTGACGGGCCGGCTGCCCTGCAGCGGCGTCTGTCCCATGTGGGTCTGGTGGATCAGGCGCTTGGCCGTCGCCTCCAGGGTCAGCTGGCACCGGGTCAGCGACTTGTTTCCAAGGAAGGCGATCTGTGGCGCTGGGATGGGTACACGGCTGCAGCCGATGCCCCGACGGCGGCAGCGCAACGGCTGGCGCAGCGCAACCGCCTTGCGGATCTGGATGCAGAGCTTGAAGCCGCGCGCGCTGAAACCAAGCGGCTTTCAGAAGCACATGAGGCAACGAAGCAGGCCGTACGTGACGCAGCGACCAGAGAGAGTGCTGTGCGGACCGAATGGAAAGCTGCGCAGGGTGCATTGACGGCAGCACAGGACGCGCTTGCGGCTGCAGAGAAAGCAGCGTCCGCTCAGATTACCCGGCTTGCGGCTGTTGATGACGGGCTTGCACGCACAGCGGCTGACATTGAAGAAACAGGCGCAGCTCTTGAAGCTGTGAACGCGGAAGCAGCTGAGCTTCCCGCAGAAGATGAAAAGCGCGCAGCGTTTGAAGCGTTGCGCGCTGAAGTTCAGACGCTGCGTCAGGAAACAAGTCTGGCCCGCGCCGCGTTTGATGGTCTTGCCCGTGAAGCGCAGGCCCGCACGCTGCGGCTTGGCGCTATCGAGCACGAACGCAACCGCTGGCAGAGCCGTCTTGAAACAGCAAATGCCCAGATCAAGACGCTGGAAGAACGCCAGACATCGACAAAGGCCGAACGCGCTGACCTGGAGCAGGTGCCCGCGCAGGTTGAGGAAAAAGCCAAGGCGCTGATGGACCGCCTGTCAGAATCTGAAAAGACCCGCCAGGAAGCCGCCGACGCGCTGGCCGTGGCTGAGAAGGAACTGTCGGACGCTGACAAGGCCAACAAGGAAGCGACCGACACCCTGAGCGAAGCGCGTGAAACCCGTGCCCGCATCGACGCGATGCTGGAAGGCGCGCGCAATCAGGTGGCGGAGGCTGCCCGGCTCATTCACGATGCATTTGAATGTGCGCCGGCACAGGTGCTTGCGGCCGGCGAGATCAAGGATGATGAAGCGCTGCCGCCGCTGGAAGATGTTGAGCGCAAACTCGAACGCTACAAGCGCGAGCGGGAGAATATGGGCGCGGTCAATCTGCGGGCTGAAGAAGAATCCCGTGAAGCACAGGAACAGCTCGATTCCATGCTGATTGAGCGCGGTGACCTGGAACAGGCGATTGCGAAACTGCGTCAGGGCATTGGCAGCCTGAACAAGGAAGGCCGCCAGCGGCTGCTGGATGCATTCGGCACGGTGAATGAGAACTTCACCCGCCTGTTCACCCGCCTCTTTGGCGGCGGCACGGCGCATCTGGAACTCGTTGAGTCCGATGATCCGCTTGAGGCCGGCCTTGAAATCTTTGCCCGTCCGCCCGGCAAGCGCCTGACCACCTTGTCGCTTCTGTCTGGGGGCGAGCAGGCGCTGACGGCGATGTCGCTGATCTTTGCGGTGTTCCTGACGAACCCCTCACCGATCTGCGTGCTCGACGAAGTGGACGCGCCGCTTGATGATGCAAACGTCGAGCGGTTTTGCAAATTGCTGAACGACATGCGCGGCGAGACGGATACGCGGTTCCTGGTCATCACCCACCACCCCTACACCATGGCCCACATGGACCGCCTGTTTGGCGTCACCATGGCGGAGCCGGGTGTGAGTCAGCTGGTGTCTGTTGACCTTGCAGGTGCGGAAGCCATCCGCGACGCGGTGTAG
- a CDS encoding DsbA family protein: MSLPTSTSFKMPALTRRGFGARIAQATVLAAALGLAACGDAGDGSAAGGSSVVNPALAYEHPLGEITLGDPDAPLTLVEYASYTCGHCAAFHAVNLPPLKEQYIETGKVFYIFREYPLDPVATAASMLTRCVATDKALQFADVLFARQQQWAFVQDPRSALQAIARQGGISASQFEACMTDQEVLDGLREVQKHAQETLQVQATPTIFVGDEKINGNLPWAQLEEIITNQLPG, encoded by the coding sequence ATGTCCCTGCCCACTTCCACATCCTTCAAGATGCCTGCCCTTACCCGGCGCGGCTTTGGTGCCAGGATTGCTCAGGCAACGGTGCTGGCTGCGGCTCTTGGCCTTGCAGCGTGCGGCGACGCGGGCGATGGATCAGCAGCGGGTGGCAGCAGTGTCGTCAATCCGGCGCTCGCTTATGAGCATCCGCTGGGCGAAATCACATTGGGCGATCCGGATGCGCCACTGACCCTGGTTGAATATGCGTCCTACACCTGTGGACACTGTGCGGCCTTCCACGCCGTAAACCTGCCGCCCCTCAAAGAGCAGTACATCGAGACCGGCAAGGTCTTTTACATTTTCCGCGAATACCCACTGGATCCGGTGGCCACGGCGGCCTCCATGCTGACGCGCTGCGTGGCAACGGACAAAGCGCTGCAGTTTGCAGACGTCCTGTTTGCCCGTCAGCAGCAGTGGGCCTTTGTGCAGGACCCGCGCTCTGCCCTTCAGGCAATTGCGCGCCAGGGCGGCATTTCGGCTTCTCAGTTTGAAGCCTGCATGACCGATCAGGAGGTTCTTGATGGCCTCCGTGAGGTGCAGAAGCACGCGCAGGAAACCCTGCAAGTGCAGGCCACACCTACGATTTTCGTCGGTGACGAGAAAATCAACGGCAACCTGCCCTGGGCCCAGCTGGAAGAGATCATCACAAACCAGTTGCCGGGGTAA
- a CDS encoding DUF721 domain-containing protein translates to MSPLRPIPRSIPRQRLTFERLGTRLDGLTRKAFTKFGFADDHVLTRWQEIVGPQMARLTSPERLSRPQKGASGGSTLTVRVAGAAALEMQHLAPQIIDKINGFYGRPMVARLKLVQGPLPKPADKPKPQTASTGGLFGASPPAPRPDIKPHYDIEDPDLAQALARLEQAVAE, encoded by the coding sequence ATGTCTCCATTGCGTCCTATTCCCCGGTCTATTCCCCGCCAGCGGCTCACCTTTGAGCGGCTGGGCACGCGGCTGGACGGGCTGACGCGCAAGGCTTTCACCAAGTTCGGCTTTGCGGATGACCACGTGCTGACGCGCTGGCAGGAGATTGTCGGCCCGCAAATGGCACGGCTGACCTCGCCCGAGCGCCTGTCGCGGCCGCAAAAGGGCGCATCCGGCGGCAGCACCCTGACAGTGCGCGTCGCCGGGGCCGCTGCCCTTGAGATGCAGCATCTGGCGCCACAGATCATCGACAAGATCAATGGATTTTACGGCCGCCCCATGGTGGCGCGGCTAAAGCTGGTGCAAGGGCCGTTGCCCAAGCCTGCCGATAAACCCAAACCGCAAACCGCATCGACGGGTGGCCTGTTTGGCGCATCCCCCCCTGCGCCCCGGCCAGATATCAAACCGCATTACGACATTGAAGACCCGGACCTTGCTCAGGCATTGGCCCGCCTTGAACAGGCGGTTGCCGAGTAA
- the mutY gene encoding A/G-specific adenine glycosylase encodes MASRSKKTDTSTPLPTARQLLDWYDRHARDLPWRISPKARKKGAVADPYKVWLSEIMLQQTTVKTVGPYFLKFVEMWPRVEDLAAASSPEVMSAWAGLGYYSRARNLHACAKVVADQHGGTFPQTEDGLLALPGIGPYTAAAVASIAFDQPAAVMDGNVERVVSRLFAIDTPLPVAKTHIKERLNELVPQKRPGDFAQATMDLGATLCSPKKPACALCPWTEECAANAKGIAETLPVKPPKKAKPTRYGSAYWLTDAKGHVLLRTRPPKGLLGGMDEVPGSEWSEQTTQPTTDEAPAKTDWQQLPGKVTHVFTHFALELTVYTAQAATRSKVEGDWVPLDALAQRALPTVMRKIVAHADPEAAKQFRKKA; translated from the coding sequence ATGGCATCCAGAAGCAAAAAGACGGACACCTCGACGCCCCTGCCCACAGCCCGGCAGCTGCTGGATTGGTACGACCGCCACGCCCGCGACCTGCCTTGGCGCATCTCGCCCAAGGCCCGCAAAAAAGGCGCGGTCGCCGACCCTTATAAGGTCTGGCTGTCTGAAATCATGCTGCAGCAGACAACGGTCAAAACCGTCGGGCCGTATTTTCTAAAGTTCGTTGAGATGTGGCCACGGGTCGAGGACCTCGCCGCCGCATCTTCGCCTGAAGTGATGAGCGCATGGGCCGGCCTTGGCTACTACAGCCGCGCCCGCAACCTGCATGCCTGCGCCAAGGTCGTCGCCGACCAGCATGGGGGCACGTTCCCGCAGACCGAAGACGGCCTGCTGGCGCTTCCCGGCATCGGCCCCTATACCGCCGCCGCGGTGGCATCGATCGCCTTCGATCAGCCCGCTGCGGTGATGGACGGAAATGTGGAGCGTGTCGTCTCGCGTCTTTTTGCCATCGACACGCCGCTTCCCGTCGCCAAGACGCACATCAAGGAACGCCTCAACGAACTTGTGCCGCAAAAACGCCCCGGCGATTTTGCGCAGGCGACAATGGATTTGGGAGCCACGCTGTGTTCGCCCAAGAAACCTGCCTGCGCGCTTTGTCCGTGGACGGAAGAGTGCGCCGCAAATGCCAAAGGCATTGCTGAAACACTGCCGGTAAAGCCGCCAAAGAAAGCCAAGCCCACCCGCTATGGATCCGCCTACTGGCTGACGGACGCCAAAGGTCATGTGCTGCTGCGCACCCGTCCACCCAAAGGTCTGCTCGGTGGCATGGACGAAGTGCCTGGAAGTGAATGGAGTGAGCAAACCACCCAACCGACCACCGACGAGGCACCGGCCAAAACCGACTGGCAGCAATTGCCCGGCAAAGTCACCCATGTCTTCACGCATTTTGCCCTGGAGCTGACGGTCTATACCGCGCAGGCCGCAACGCGCAGCAAGGTCGAGGGCGATTGGGTGCCCCTTGATGCCCTGGCGCAACGCGCATTGCCCACCGTTATGCGCAAGATCGTTGCCCATGCCGACCCGGAAGCTGCAAAGCAGTTCAGGAAAAAAGCCTAG
- a CDS encoding site-specific DNA-methyltransferase, with product MRTNKSRAGTRAATKKSASKPAAPKRKQARQSGKLPVNTIINGDSIEALSKLPDASVDLVFADPPYNLQLEGELLRPNNTRVDGVDQEWDQFASFAEYDKFTNAWLAEAHRVLKPTGTLWVIGSYHNIFRVGVSLQDIGFWVLNDIVWRKSNPMPNFRGRRFTNAHETMIWASKDRNAKGYTFNYDAMKALNDDLQMRSDWVLPICSGGERLKDDQGQKAHPTQKPESLLHRVILASSNPGDVVLDPFFGTGTTGAVAKKLGRKYIGIERDAQYAEIAQQRIDRVQHADPDSLQVTESKRAQPRVPFGTLIERGMIEPGTVLYGPGKRHKARVRADGSLAVTGATGSIHKIGAHVQGQEACNGWTFWHLKSDAGLTSIDVLRQKIRAEAS from the coding sequence ATGCGTACCAACAAGAGCCGCGCGGGCACACGCGCGGCAACAAAAAAATCTGCTTCGAAGCCGGCAGCACCGAAGCGGAAACAGGCCAGACAATCGGGCAAACTTCCGGTCAATACGATCATCAACGGCGACAGCATCGAGGCGCTTTCAAAGCTGCCGGATGCATCCGTTGATCTGGTCTTTGCCGACCCGCCCTATAATCTGCAGCTCGAAGGTGAGTTGCTGCGGCCTAACAACACGCGTGTTGATGGCGTCGACCAGGAGTGGGACCAGTTTGCGTCCTTCGCCGAGTACGACAAATTCACAAATGCTTGGCTGGCAGAAGCACATCGCGTGCTAAAGCCAACGGGCACGCTGTGGGTCATCGGCTCGTATCACAACATTTTCCGTGTTGGCGTATCGCTTCAGGACATCGGCTTTTGGGTGCTGAACGACATCGTCTGGCGCAAGTCGAACCCGATGCCGAACTTCCGCGGCCGGCGGTTCACCAATGCCCATGAAACGATGATCTGGGCGTCCAAGGATCGCAACGCCAAGGGCTACACCTTCAACTACGATGCCATGAAGGCGCTGAATGATGATTTGCAGATGCGGTCTGACTGGGTGCTGCCGATCTGCTCAGGCGGCGAACGTCTGAAAGATGATCAGGGTCAAAAGGCCCATCCGACCCAGAAGCCTGAGAGCCTTTTGCATCGGGTGATCCTGGCCTCATCCAATCCCGGTGACGTGGTGCTTGATCCCTTCTTCGGCACGGGCACGACGGGTGCTGTCGCCAAGAAGCTGGGCCGCAAATATATCGGCATCGAGCGTGATGCTCAGTATGCGGAGATTGCGCAACAGCGCATTGATCGCGTGCAGCATGCGGACCCGGACTCTCTTCAGGTTACGGAATCCAAGCGCGCACAGCCTCGCGTGCCATTCGGCACACTGATCGAACGCGGCATGATTGAGCCGGGGACGGTTCTGTATGGTCCAGGCAAGCGGCACAAGGCACGCGTCCGCGCTGACGGGTCGCTAGCGGTGACAGGAGCAACGGGCTCGATCCACAAGATCGGCGCGCATGTGCAGGGCCAGGAAGCGTGCAATGGATGGACGTTCTGGCACCTCAAGAGCGATGCCGGGCTGACGTCCATTGACGTGCTGCGCCAGAAAATTCGCGCAGAAGCCAGCTAG
- a CDS encoding ribonuclease HII produces the protein MSKSTPGPDFSLEAACGISPVCGIDEAGRGPWAGPVVASAVILPTSGVPEGLNDSKKLTAQRRNDLAGHIRASSLVGVGIADPQEIDELNIRQATFLAMARAVADLPSPPSFALIDGRDAPDVGCPAQAVIKGDGRSLSVAAASIIAKTYRDAIMVAADAEYPGYGFARHKGYGTAAHQTALNKLGITPLHRKSFAPVRARMALDVESP, from the coding sequence CGGCATTGACGAAGCAGGGCGTGGTCCATGGGCGGGGCCGGTGGTTGCATCTGCCGTCATCCTTCCCACATCTGGTGTTCCGGAGGGATTGAATGACTCAAAGAAACTCACTGCTCAAAGACGCAATGACCTTGCTGGCCACATACGCGCTTCATCCCTCGTGGGAGTGGGCATTGCGGATCCGCAGGAAATTGATGAGCTGAACATTCGCCAGGCCACGTTTCTGGCCATGGCGCGGGCGGTTGCCGACCTCCCGTCCCCACCTTCCTTCGCGCTGATTGACGGGCGCGATGCACCGGACGTTGGCTGCCCTGCTCAGGCGGTGATCAAGGGAGACGGTCGGTCGCTCTCCGTTGCTGCTGCATCAATCATCGCCAAGACCTATCGGGACGCCATAATGGTGGCGGCGGATGCGGAATATCCGGGATACGGCTTTGCCCGCCACAAGGGATATGGCACCGCGGCCCACCAAACAGCGCTTAACAAGCTGGGGATAACCCCGCTTCACAGAAAAAGTTTTGCCCCGGTTCGCGCCCGCATGGCGCTAGATGTTGAGTCCCCTTGA